The Hippoglossus hippoglossus isolate fHipHip1 unplaced genomic scaffold, fHipHip1.pri scaffold_54_arrow_ctg1, whole genome shotgun sequence genome has a window encoding:
- the LOC117759010 gene encoding tetratricopeptide repeat protein 1-like isoform X1, whose protein sequence is MSTEKRYRGGKHREEEKDDDDEDFFDCKETLGPPDLRRKEEETQPESENHPEKTERLIETRDNAESETEGGHQEEQDHRLQDDRLPDDVLQDDRLQDERLLDSDSEMKEEKSLDVEFDDEYLSEVEKELTDEERESRRQQSLILKEKGNIQFKARDYTAADVTYTEALVLCPVCFRGERSVLFSNRAAARLHLDLKEQAISDCTRAIELNPDYVRALLRRAELYEQTEKLDEALDDYKKVLERDPTQTSARQACMRLPQQIQEKNEKLKEEMLGKLKDVGNMILRPFGLSTNNFQVNQDQSGSYSINFVQNTHR, encoded by the exons ATGAGCACAGAGAAGAGatacagaggaggaaaacacagagaagaagagaaggatgACGATGACGAGGACTTCTTCGACTGTAAGGAGACGCTGGGGCCTCCAGACctgagaaggaaggaggaggagacccAACCAGAGTCAGAAAACCATCCTGAAAAAACTGAGAGACTGATTGAAACAAGAGACAAcgcagagagtgagacagaaggaggacatcaggaggagcaggaccACAGGCTGCAGGACGACAG GCTGCCGGACGACGTGCTGCAGGACGACAGGCTGCAGGACGAAAGGCTACTGGACTCGGACTcggagatgaaggaggagaagagtctGGATGTTGAGTTTGATGATGAATATCTGAGCGAGGTGGAGAAAGAGCTGacagacgaggagagagag AGTCGACGACAGCAGAGTTTAATTCtgaaggaaaaaggaaacatcCAGTTTAAAGCCAGAG ATTACACGGCGGCAGACGTCACGTACACAGAGGCTCTGGttctgtgtcctgtgtgtttccGTGGAGAAAGATCTGTACTGTTCTccaacagagctgcagccagaCTTCACCTG gatcTGAAGGAGCAGGCGATCTCAGACTGCACCAGAG CGATAGAGTTGAATCCAGACTATGTGCGGGCGTTGCTGAGGAGAGCGGAGCTATATGAACAGACAGAGAAGCTGGATGAAGCTCTAGACGACTACAAGAAGGTTCTGGAGCGAGACCCGACCCAGACCAGTGCCAGACAGGCCTGCATG agaTTACCTCAGCAGATTCAGGAGAAAAATGAGAAGTTGAAGGAGGAGATGCTCG GTAAACTGAAGGATGTTGGGAACATGATCTTGAGGCCGTTCGGACTTTCAACCAACAACTTCCAGGTGAACCAGGATCAGTCGGGATCGTACTCTATCAACTTCGTCCAGAACACCCAcaggtga
- the LOC117759010 gene encoding tetratricopeptide repeat protein 1-like isoform X3 has product MSTEKRYRGGKHREEEKDDDDEDFFDCKETLGPPDLRRKEEETQPESENHPEKTERLIETRDNAESETEGGHQEEQDHRLQDDRLQDSDSEMKEEKSLDVEFDDEYLSEVEKELTDEERESRRQQSLILKEKGNIQFKARDYTAADVTYTEALVLCPVCFRGERSVLFSNRAAARLHLDLKEQAISDCTRAIELNPDYVRALLRRAELYEQTEKLDEALDDYKKVLERDPTQTSARQACMRLPQQIQEKNEKLKEEMLGKLKDVGNMILRPFGLSTNNFQVNQDQSGSYSINFVQNTHR; this is encoded by the exons ATGAGCACAGAGAAGAGatacagaggaggaaaacacagagaagaagagaaggatgACGATGACGAGGACTTCTTCGACTGTAAGGAGACGCTGGGGCCTCCAGACctgagaaggaaggaggaggagacccAACCAGAGTCAGAAAACCATCCTGAAAAAACTGAGAGACTGATTGAAACAAGAGACAAcgcagagagtgagacagaaggaggacatcaggaggagcaggaccACAGGCTGCAGGACGACAGGCTGCA GGACTCGGACTcggagatgaaggaggagaagagtctGGATGTTGAGTTTGATGATGAATATCTGAGCGAGGTGGAGAAAGAGCTGacagacgaggagagagag AGTCGACGACAGCAGAGTTTAATTCtgaaggaaaaaggaaacatcCAGTTTAAAGCCAGAG ATTACACGGCGGCAGACGTCACGTACACAGAGGCTCTGGttctgtgtcctgtgtgtttccGTGGAGAAAGATCTGTACTGTTCTccaacagagctgcagccagaCTTCACCTG gatcTGAAGGAGCAGGCGATCTCAGACTGCACCAGAG CGATAGAGTTGAATCCAGACTATGTGCGGGCGTTGCTGAGGAGAGCGGAGCTATATGAACAGACAGAGAAGCTGGATGAAGCTCTAGACGACTACAAGAAGGTTCTGGAGCGAGACCCGACCCAGACCAGTGCCAGACAGGCCTGCATG agaTTACCTCAGCAGATTCAGGAGAAAAATGAGAAGTTGAAGGAGGAGATGCTCG GTAAACTGAAGGATGTTGGGAACATGATCTTGAGGCCGTTCGGACTTTCAACCAACAACTTCCAGGTGAACCAGGATCAGTCGGGATCGTACTCTATCAACTTCGTCCAGAACACCCAcaggtga
- the LOC117759010 gene encoding tetratricopeptide repeat protein 1-like isoform X2, translating to MSTEKRYRGGKHREEEKDDDDEDFFDCKETLGPPDLRRKEEETQPESENHPEKTERLIETRDNAESETEGGHQEEQDHRLQDDRLQDERLLDSDSEMKEEKSLDVEFDDEYLSEVEKELTDEERESRRQQSLILKEKGNIQFKARDYTAADVTYTEALVLCPVCFRGERSVLFSNRAAARLHLDLKEQAISDCTRAIELNPDYVRALLRRAELYEQTEKLDEALDDYKKVLERDPTQTSARQACMRLPQQIQEKNEKLKEEMLGKLKDVGNMILRPFGLSTNNFQVNQDQSGSYSINFVQNTHR from the exons ATGAGCACAGAGAAGAGatacagaggaggaaaacacagagaagaagagaaggatgACGATGACGAGGACTTCTTCGACTGTAAGGAGACGCTGGGGCCTCCAGACctgagaaggaaggaggaggagacccAACCAGAGTCAGAAAACCATCCTGAAAAAACTGAGAGACTGATTGAAACAAGAGACAAcgcagagagtgagacagaaggaggacatcaggaggagcaggaccACAGGCTGCAGGACGACAG GCTGCAGGACGAAAGGCTACTGGACTCGGACTcggagatgaaggaggagaagagtctGGATGTTGAGTTTGATGATGAATATCTGAGCGAGGTGGAGAAAGAGCTGacagacgaggagagagag AGTCGACGACAGCAGAGTTTAATTCtgaaggaaaaaggaaacatcCAGTTTAAAGCCAGAG ATTACACGGCGGCAGACGTCACGTACACAGAGGCTCTGGttctgtgtcctgtgtgtttccGTGGAGAAAGATCTGTACTGTTCTccaacagagctgcagccagaCTTCACCTG gatcTGAAGGAGCAGGCGATCTCAGACTGCACCAGAG CGATAGAGTTGAATCCAGACTATGTGCGGGCGTTGCTGAGGAGAGCGGAGCTATATGAACAGACAGAGAAGCTGGATGAAGCTCTAGACGACTACAAGAAGGTTCTGGAGCGAGACCCGACCCAGACCAGTGCCAGACAGGCCTGCATG agaTTACCTCAGCAGATTCAGGAGAAAAATGAGAAGTTGAAGGAGGAGATGCTCG GTAAACTGAAGGATGTTGGGAACATGATCTTGAGGCCGTTCGGACTTTCAACCAACAACTTCCAGGTGAACCAGGATCAGTCGGGATCGTACTCTATCAACTTCGTCCAGAACACCCAcaggtga
- the LOC117759017 gene encoding prefoldin subunit 1-like isoform X2: protein MAATIDLELKKAFSELQVKMIDTQQKVKLADLQIDQLTRVHKHAKLTHAEITTLPDNTRLYEGVGRMFILQSKEEINNQLMDKQKTADEKIKELEKKVYLERSVKEAEDNIREMLLSRRAQ, encoded by the exons ATGGCGGCGACGATTGACCTGGAACtaaagaag GCCTTCTCCGAGCTGCAGGTGAAGATGATTGACACCCAGCAGAAGGTGAAACTGGCTGATCTGCAGATCGATCAGCTGACACGTGTCCACAAACATGCTAAGCTAACACACGCGGAGATCACCACGCTGCCTGACAACACCAGACTCTACGAGGGGGTTGGACGCAT gttcaTCCTGCAGTCGAAAGAGGAAATCAACAATCAGCTgatggacaaacagaaaacagctgacgAGAAGATCAAAGAGTTAGAg AAGAAGGTGTACCTTGAACGCAGCGTGAAAGAAGCTGAAGACAACATCAGAGAGATGCTTCTGTCCCGGAGAGCTCAGTGA
- the LOC117759017 gene encoding prefoldin subunit 1-like isoform X1, translated as MAATIDLELKKAFSELQVKMIDTQQKVKLADLQIDQLTRVHKHAKLTHAEITTLPDNTRLYEGVGRMFILQSKEEINNQLMDKQKTADEKIKELEQKKVYLERSVKEAEDNIREMLLSRRAQ; from the exons ATGGCGGCGACGATTGACCTGGAACtaaagaag GCCTTCTCCGAGCTGCAGGTGAAGATGATTGACACCCAGCAGAAGGTGAAACTGGCTGATCTGCAGATCGATCAGCTGACACGTGTCCACAAACATGCTAAGCTAACACACGCGGAGATCACCACGCTGCCTGACAACACCAGACTCTACGAGGGGGTTGGACGCAT gttcaTCCTGCAGTCGAAAGAGGAAATCAACAATCAGCTgatggacaaacagaaaacagctgacgAGAAGATCAAAGAGTTAGAg CAGAAGAAGGTGTACCTTGAACGCAGCGTGAAAGAAGCTGAAGACAACATCAGAGAGATGCTTCTGTCCCGGAGAGCTCAGTGA
- the LOC117759012 gene encoding methionine adenosyltransferase 2 subunit beta-like isoform X1 codes for MAAPDLKVLVTGATGLLGRAVCREFENSSWLVIGTGYRRARPRILRCDLTDEDAIRRLLHKYKPDVIVHCAAERRPDVVERHTDAAVNLNVNATSTLAKEAAVCGAFFLYISSDYVFDGRNPPYGEDDVPNPLNVYGRTKLEGERETLRHCPGAVVLRVPVLFGEVESVMESAVTSLWVKVQEATESCTLDHCLQRFPTDARDVAAVCRKLSERARQDPSLRGIFHFSSNEQMTKYEMGVAIAQAFQLPSNHLIPLTEQPASSSALRPINSRLNCSRLQLLNLNVEPRPFTSAISDCLWPFTPDKRWRQTVFH; via the exons ATGGCGGCCCCGGATCTGAAGGTTCTGGTTACCGGTGCAACGGGTCTGTTAGGTCGAGCCGTGTGCAGAGAGTTTGAGAACAGCAGCTGGTTGGTCATTGGGACTGGATACAGGAGAGCCAGGCCCCGCATCCTCCGCTGTGACCTCACGGACGAGGACGCCATCAGACGACTCCTGCACAAGTACAAG cctgATGTGATCGTCCACTGTGCCGCAGAGAGACGTCCAGATGTggtagagagacacacagatgcagCTGTTAACCTCAACGTAAACGCCACGAGCACGCTCGCCAAGGAGGCAG ctgtgtgtggagCGTTCTTCCTCTACATCAGCAGCGACTACGTGTTTGACGGACGGAATCCTCCGTACGGAGAAGACGACGTCCCGAACCCGCTCAACGTCTACGGACGAACAAaactggagggagagagagagacactgaggcATTGTCCAG gtgcgGTGGTGCTCAGGGTGCCTGTTCTGTTCGGGGAGGTGGAGTCAGTGATGGAGAGCGCCGTCACGTCGCTGTGGGTCAAAGTTCAGGAGGCGACAGAGAGCTGCACCCTGGATCACTGCCTGCAGAGGTTCCCCACCGACGCCCGAGACGTCGCCGCCGTCTGCAGGAAGCTGTCCGAGAGAGCAAGACAG gACCCGTCTCTCCGAGGCATCTTTCACTTCTCGTCTAACGAGCAGATGACCAAATATGAGATGGGCGTGGCCATCGCTCAGGCCTTCCAGCTGCCGTCCAATCACCTGATTcct ctgacagagcaacccgcctcctcctcagctcttcGTCCAATCAACAGTCGTCTGAACTGTTCTCGTCTTCAGCTGCTGAATCTGAACGTGGAGCCGCGACCTTTCACCTCTGCCATCAGTGACTGTCTGTGGCCGTTCACACCCGACAAACGCTGGAGACAGACAGTGTtccactga
- the LOC117759012 gene encoding methionine adenosyltransferase 2 subunit beta-like isoform X2, with protein sequence MAAPDLKVLVTGATGLLGRAVCREFENSSWLVIGTGYRRARPRILRCDLTDEDAIRRLLHKYKPDVIVHCAAERRPDVVERHTDAAVNLNVNATSTLAKEAAVCGAFFLYISSDYVFDGRNPPYGEDDVPNPLNVYGRTKLEGERETLRHCPGAVVLRVPVLFGEVESVMESAVTSLWVKVQEATESCTLDHCLQRFPTDARDVAAVCRKLSERARQDPSLRGIFHFSSNEQMTKYEMGVAIAQAFQLPSNHLIPVNMFIICLLIKLISTLLH encoded by the exons ATGGCGGCCCCGGATCTGAAGGTTCTGGTTACCGGTGCAACGGGTCTGTTAGGTCGAGCCGTGTGCAGAGAGTTTGAGAACAGCAGCTGGTTGGTCATTGGGACTGGATACAGGAGAGCCAGGCCCCGCATCCTCCGCTGTGACCTCACGGACGAGGACGCCATCAGACGACTCCTGCACAAGTACAAG cctgATGTGATCGTCCACTGTGCCGCAGAGAGACGTCCAGATGTggtagagagacacacagatgcagCTGTTAACCTCAACGTAAACGCCACGAGCACGCTCGCCAAGGAGGCAG ctgtgtgtggagCGTTCTTCCTCTACATCAGCAGCGACTACGTGTTTGACGGACGGAATCCTCCGTACGGAGAAGACGACGTCCCGAACCCGCTCAACGTCTACGGACGAACAAaactggagggagagagagagacactgaggcATTGTCCAG gtgcgGTGGTGCTCAGGGTGCCTGTTCTGTTCGGGGAGGTGGAGTCAGTGATGGAGAGCGCCGTCACGTCGCTGTGGGTCAAAGTTCAGGAGGCGACAGAGAGCTGCACCCTGGATCACTGCCTGCAGAGGTTCCCCACCGACGCCCGAGACGTCGCCGCCGTCTGCAGGAAGCTGTCCGAGAGAGCAAGACAG gACCCGTCTCTCCGAGGCATCTTTCACTTCTCGTCTAACGAGCAGATGACCAAATATGAGATGGGCGTGGCCATCGCTCAGGCCTTCCAGCTGCCGTCCAATCACCTGATTcctgtaaatatgtttattatatGTTTATTGATAAAGTTGATTTCAACATTATTACATTAG
- the LOC117759014 gene encoding deoxycytidine kinase-like, translating into MATPPKRSCRVPASPTLSDSFWRKEKKISIEGNIAAGKSTFVRLLQGASEDWEVIPEPIGKWCNVRNESDDVYQELSSSQKSGGNLLQMLYDKPSRWSYTFQSYACLSRVRSQLQSPSIKLQQSEKPVQFYERSVYSDR; encoded by the exons ATGGCGACACCACCGAAGAGGTCGTGCCGTGTTCCCGCCAGTCCGACGCTGAGTGACAGCTTCTGGCgcaaagagaagaaaatctCCATCGAGGGAAACATCG CTGCAGGAAAGTCTACGTTTGTGCGTCTCCTCCAGGGGGCGTCAGAGGACTGGGAGGTGATTCCTGAGCCGATTGGAAAATGGTGCAACGTGCGGAACGAGAGCGATGACGTTTACCAG GAGCTGAGCTCGTCTCAGAAGAGCGGAGGAAACCTTCTGCAGATGTTGTACGATAAACCGAGCCGCTGGTCCTACACCTTCCAG agtTATGCATGTCTCAGCAGAGTTCGTTCTCAGCTTCAGTCGCCGTCGATCAAACttcaacaaagtgaaaaacCTGTTCAGTTCTACGAGCGCTCTGTCTACTCtgacaggtaa